A window of the Egibacter rhizosphaerae genome harbors these coding sequences:
- a CDS encoding ABC transporter ATP-binding protein yields MGARVPVPAGRTTDDVDPGAGGGVGTAVPALEAHGLAVGYAERRRAHTLLSDLDLGLRPGRLACLLGPNGSGKTTLLRTLTGTLAPLAGTVRLGGDDVRGLDPAERARRLGVVLTGGVDAGLLRAGDLVALGRHPHTGWSGRLRTQDRTAVRWALASTGAEPLAHRPVSELSDGERQRVLIARALAQQPRVLALDEPTAFVDLPRRAELADLLGHLARECGLAVLITSHDLDLALRTADDVWLLAPSERPGVPGTLEVGAPEDLALQGSIARAFLGQDAAGVRFDDARGAFVTESPTLLPVAIRGTGPAFTWAARAVERSGATIDDDANVRVDVDAGGWALRVDGETVASGERLGGLAETLRHRLPEVAARAGHGG; encoded by the coding sequence ATGGGGGCGCGAGTGCCGGTCCCCGCCGGCCGCACGACCGACGACGTGGACCCCGGGGCCGGCGGCGGGGTCGGGACGGCGGTGCCCGCGCTGGAGGCCCACGGTCTCGCGGTCGGCTACGCCGAGCGCAGGCGTGCGCACACGCTGCTGTCGGACCTGGACCTCGGCCTGCGACCTGGACGGCTCGCCTGCCTGCTGGGCCCGAACGGCAGCGGCAAGACCACGCTGCTGCGCACCCTCACCGGGACGCTCGCGCCGCTCGCGGGCACGGTGCGACTGGGCGGCGACGACGTCCGGGGCCTCGATCCCGCCGAGCGCGCACGACGGCTCGGGGTGGTCCTCACCGGGGGTGTCGATGCCGGCCTGCTGCGAGCGGGCGATCTCGTCGCGCTCGGGCGACATCCGCACACCGGGTGGAGCGGGCGACTGCGGACGCAGGACCGGACAGCGGTCCGCTGGGCACTGGCGTCAACCGGCGCCGAGCCCTTGGCGCACCGTCCCGTCAGCGAGCTGTCCGACGGGGAGCGCCAGCGCGTGCTCATCGCTCGTGCCCTGGCCCAGCAGCCGCGAGTCCTGGCCCTCGACGAGCCCACCGCCTTCGTCGACCTCCCACGCCGGGCGGAACTCGCCGACCTGCTCGGCCACCTCGCCCGCGAGTGCGGGCTCGCGGTCCTGATCACCAGCCACGACCTCGACCTCGCCCTGCGGACCGCCGACGACGTCTGGTTGCTCGCACCCTCCGAGCGGCCCGGCGTCCCCGGCACCCTCGAGGTCGGGGCACCCGAGGACCTCGCCCTGCAAGGCTCGATCGCGAGAGCGTTCCTCGGACAGGACGCCGCCGGTGTGCGTTTCGATGACGCGCGCGGCGCGTTCGTCACCGAGAGCCCGACACTGCTCCCCGTGGCCATCCGCGGTACGGGGCCCGCCTTCACGTGGGCCGCCCGCGCGGTGGAGCGGTCCGGCGCGACCATCGACGACGACGCCAACGTCCGGGTGGACGTCGACGCCGGGGGGTGGGCCCTGCGGGTGGATGGCGAGACCGTCGCGAGCGGGGAACGTCTGGGGGGCCTCGCCGAGACCCTGCGCCACCGGTTGCCCGAGGTCGCCGCGCGGGCCGGTCACGGGGGCTGA
- a CDS encoding acyl-CoA dehydrogenase has translation MSHYRSNLRDIRFNLFEVLGTQRHYGEGPYAQMDTNTAHAILDEVERLARTEFAASFTEGDRTPLQLSEGEVTVPDGINRGLDAYFAGGWEGLTLPEHLGGFGAPKSLSWASQSMLLGANPAVFMYASGPFFASITDRICTDEQRERWVRPWVERQWGGTMVMTEPDAGSDVGAGRTKAVDNGDGTWSITGVKRFITNGDFDWPENIMHLVLARPEGHGPGTKGLSLFLVPKYWLNEDGNLGERNPVVATGLEDKMGLKASATCELTFDGARGVLVGDVHDGIRQMFEVVEYARMMVGTKAIETLSTGYLNALDYARQRVQGADLTQAADKTAPRVEIIRHPDVRRMLMQQKSHAEGLRALVLYTASIQDEIDRLEQAGDTGSEAHTAAVKRNDLLLPLLKGYGSEKSYELLSQSLQVLGGSGYIRDYPVEQYIRDAKIDTLYEGTTGIQGQDLFFRKIGKDQGQTLTALLTEIQEFAKGDAGNGALEAERARLVSALEDVQQTLGTMVGFLGHESGRGVYLVGLTTTPFLFSLAELVIGWLHLRHAETALAALESGQADDRDRAFYEGKVSSARWFVREVLPQLAARREVAAHADLDVMDLADEAL, from the coding sequence ATGAGCCATTACCGCAGCAACCTCCGCGACATCCGGTTCAACCTCTTCGAGGTGCTCGGGACCCAGCGCCATTACGGCGAGGGCCCGTACGCCCAGATGGACACCAACACCGCGCACGCGATCCTCGACGAGGTCGAGCGCCTGGCCCGCACCGAGTTCGCCGCGAGCTTCACCGAGGGTGACCGGACCCCCCTCCAGCTGTCGGAGGGCGAGGTCACGGTCCCCGACGGGATCAACCGCGGCCTCGACGCGTACTTCGCCGGCGGCTGGGAGGGCCTCACCCTGCCCGAGCACCTGGGCGGTTTCGGCGCACCCAAGAGCCTCTCGTGGGCCTCGCAGTCGATGCTGCTGGGCGCGAACCCCGCGGTGTTCATGTACGCGTCCGGCCCGTTCTTCGCGTCGATCACCGACCGGATCTGCACCGACGAGCAGCGCGAGCGCTGGGTGCGCCCCTGGGTCGAGCGCCAGTGGGGCGGGACGATGGTGATGACCGAGCCCGATGCCGGCAGCGACGTCGGCGCGGGCCGCACGAAGGCCGTCGACAACGGCGACGGGACCTGGTCGATCACCGGCGTGAAGCGCTTCATCACCAACGGCGACTTCGACTGGCCCGAGAACATCATGCACCTCGTGCTCGCGCGCCCCGAGGGCCACGGGCCCGGCACGAAGGGATTGTCGCTGTTCCTCGTCCCCAAGTACTGGCTGAACGAGGACGGCAACCTCGGCGAGCGCAACCCGGTCGTGGCCACCGGGCTCGAGGACAAGATGGGCCTCAAGGCGTCCGCCACGTGCGAGCTCACGTTCGACGGAGCCCGCGGCGTGCTCGTGGGCGACGTGCACGACGGCATCCGCCAGATGTTCGAGGTGGTCGAGTACGCGCGGATGATGGTCGGCACGAAGGCCATCGAGACCCTGTCCACCGGTTACCTGAACGCGCTCGACTACGCGCGCCAGCGGGTCCAGGGCGCGGACCTCACCCAGGCCGCGGACAAGACCGCCCCGCGCGTGGAGATCATCCGCCACCCGGACGTGCGACGGATGCTCATGCAGCAGAAGTCCCACGCCGAGGGGCTACGGGCCCTGGTGCTCTACACCGCCTCGATCCAGGACGAGATCGATCGCCTCGAGCAGGCGGGCGACACGGGCAGCGAGGCTCACACGGCCGCCGTCAAGCGCAACGACCTGCTGCTGCCGCTGCTCAAGGGCTACGGCTCCGAGAAGAGCTACGAGCTGCTCAGCCAGTCGCTGCAGGTGCTCGGCGGCTCGGGATACATCCGGGACTACCCGGTCGAGCAGTACATCCGCGATGCGAAGATCGACACCCTCTACGAGGGCACCACCGGCATCCAGGGTCAGGACCTGTTCTTCCGCAAGATCGGCAAAGACCAGGGGCAGACGCTGACCGCGCTGTTGACCGAGATCCAGGAGTTCGCCAAGGGCGACGCGGGCAACGGTGCACTCGAGGCCGAACGCGCGCGGCTGGTCTCCGCGCTCGAGGACGTCCAGCAGACCCTCGGCACGATGGTCGGCTTCCTCGGGCACGAATCGGGACGCGGCGTCTACCTGGTCGGGCTCACCACCACGCCCTTCCTCTTCTCCCTGGCCGAGCTCGTGATCGGGTGGCTGCACCTGCGCCACGCCGAGACCGCCCTCGCCGCGCTCGAGTCCGGGCAGGCGGACGATCGCGACCGCGCGTTCTACGAGGGCAAGGTGTCGAGCGCTCGCTGGTTCGTCCGGGAGGTGCTGCCGCAGCTCGCCGCACGCCGCGAGGTCGCCGCCCACGCCGACCTCGACGTGATGGATCTCGCCGACGAGGCCCTGTAG
- a CDS encoding AAA family ATPase, with product MSAHAASAATASASTASEGPSAPSDETLVGEVAALVYSDPSSGFGVVELVPEGGEDGEDGRTDPSGDRAPRAVGPLAGLTEGQPVRLVGRWTTHERYGPTFEAAYYELETPRSLEGLIAFLSSDRFPGIGDVLAHRIVDAFGLELPEVLRDRPADLARLTGVSDDLARRTAEAWQAAGALAELVQRLGAAGASSAIARAAHRILGDEALTTLSRDPYELLRVPGARWAHAEALAREQGLASDDPRRLRAAAAAAHAALRDRDGHVALPTSVLRDETARLLATDAGGARAALEQARADARLTVEDESRIVADPDDPVRWYLPAALRSERGLARDLRRLAGARSRVADATARTSVDAEHRLAGEQAAAVRAALTRPVTVLTGGPGTGKTRTVVEVVAACEASDLRVALCAPTGRAAKHLEEVTGRPASTVHRLLEAQPSGGGTFRFGFGRDRRLPHDLVVADEVSMADLGLCAALAAAVEDGAHLLLVGDADQLPPVGPGAVLRDLLAVARDATDEDALVAPADEDARAAPGGEDALVAPADEAGGQRAGEGRAEFSGDAVVPVVASRLQTVHRQAAASRIVTLAHEVNAGEAPTPAGRDADVFAVVERRDAIAGRVAAIVAERAPAFFDCAPSDVQVLAPMYRGPAGVDALNQALRERLNPPRGRPAVAGFREGDRVVQTRNDPELGVANGDVGEVAALDPKQRTLEVAFPQGTVDYAADDAADLRPAWCLTVHKAQGGEWPVVVLVLDRGHHVMLARELAYTAITRAREGLLLVGDPSLLPRAARRRGAGLAERMTLLAERLRTPTAEAPPADTAEEP from the coding sequence GTGTCCGCACACGCTGCCTCCGCCGCGACCGCCTCGGCCAGCACCGCGTCCGAGGGCCCTTCGGCGCCCTCCGACGAGACGCTGGTCGGGGAGGTCGCGGCACTCGTGTATTCGGACCCCTCGTCGGGCTTCGGGGTGGTCGAGCTGGTCCCCGAGGGCGGCGAGGACGGAGAAGACGGTCGCACCGACCCGAGCGGGGATCGTGCCCCGCGTGCCGTCGGCCCCCTCGCGGGCCTGACCGAGGGACAGCCGGTCCGGCTCGTCGGCCGGTGGACGACCCACGAGCGCTACGGACCGACGTTCGAGGCGGCCTACTACGAGCTGGAGACACCCCGCAGCCTCGAAGGCCTGATCGCGTTCCTGAGTAGCGATCGCTTCCCCGGGATCGGCGACGTGCTCGCCCACCGGATCGTCGACGCGTTCGGGTTGGAGCTGCCGGAGGTGCTGCGTGATCGACCGGCCGATCTCGCACGGCTCACCGGGGTCTCGGACGACCTCGCGCGGCGCACTGCCGAGGCGTGGCAGGCCGCCGGCGCCTTGGCCGAGCTCGTGCAGCGCCTCGGCGCCGCAGGGGCCTCGTCGGCGATCGCCCGCGCCGCCCACCGGATCCTCGGCGACGAGGCGCTCACGACCCTGTCGAGGGACCCCTACGAGCTCCTGCGGGTACCTGGCGCGCGCTGGGCGCACGCCGAGGCCCTCGCGCGCGAGCAGGGGCTCGCGTCCGACGACCCCCGCCGGCTGCGCGCCGCGGCGGCGGCCGCCCACGCGGCGCTGCGGGATCGTGATGGCCACGTCGCGTTGCCGACATCGGTCCTGCGCGACGAGACCGCGCGCTTGCTCGCAACGGACGCCGGCGGCGCGCGTGCCGCGCTCGAGCAGGCCCGGGCGGATGCGCGCCTCACGGTCGAGGACGAGTCACGGATCGTCGCGGACCCCGACGACCCGGTGCGCTGGTACCTGCCGGCCGCGCTGCGGAGCGAGCGGGGCCTCGCTCGGGATCTCCGGCGCCTCGCGGGAGCCCGCTCCCGCGTGGCGGACGCCACGGCCCGCACGAGCGTGGACGCCGAGCATCGCCTCGCCGGGGAGCAGGCCGCGGCGGTCCGGGCGGCTCTGACTCGCCCCGTGACGGTGCTGACGGGCGGCCCGGGCACCGGCAAGACACGCACGGTGGTCGAGGTGGTGGCCGCGTGCGAGGCCTCCGACCTGCGCGTGGCGCTCTGCGCGCCGACCGGGCGGGCGGCCAAGCACCTCGAGGAGGTCACCGGCCGGCCCGCGTCGACGGTGCACCGCCTGCTCGAGGCGCAACCGTCGGGTGGGGGCACGTTCCGCTTCGGGTTCGGCCGCGACCGCCGCCTGCCCCACGACCTCGTCGTCGCCGACGAGGTGTCCATGGCCGACCTGGGGCTCTGCGCGGCGCTCGCTGCTGCCGTCGAGGACGGCGCGCACCTCCTCCTCGTCGGTGACGCCGACCAACTCCCGCCAGTCGGTCCGGGCGCGGTGCTGCGGGACCTGCTCGCGGTCGCCCGCGACGCGACGGACGAGGACGCCCTCGTGGCACCCGCGGACGAGGATGCGCGCGCGGCGCCCGGGGGCGAGGACGCCCTCGTGGCACCCGCGGACGAGGCGGGTGGGCAACGCGCCGGGGAGGGGCGCGCGGAGTTCAGCGGGGACGCCGTCGTGCCGGTCGTGGCCTCCCGCCTGCAGACCGTGCACCGTCAGGCCGCCGCTTCGAGGATCGTGACCCTGGCCCACGAGGTGAACGCAGGGGAGGCGCCAACGCCGGCCGGACGCGACGCGGACGTCTTCGCCGTCGTCGAGCGTCGCGACGCGATCGCGGGGCGGGTGGCGGCCATCGTCGCCGAGCGCGCGCCCGCGTTCTTCGACTGCGCGCCGTCGGACGTGCAGGTGCTCGCCCCGATGTACCGGGGACCCGCCGGGGTCGATGCGCTGAACCAGGCACTGCGCGAGCGCCTCAACCCCCCGAGAGGACGCCCGGCCGTCGCCGGTTTCCGGGAGGGCGACCGGGTCGTGCAGACCCGCAACGACCCCGAGCTGGGGGTCGCGAACGGCGACGTGGGGGAGGTCGCGGCACTCGACCCGAAGCAGCGCACCCTCGAGGTCGCCTTCCCGCAGGGCACCGTCGACTACGCCGCCGACGACGCCGCGGACCTGCGCCCGGCCTGGTGCCTCACGGTCCACAAGGCCCAGGGCGGGGAGTGGCCGGTCGTCGTCCTCGTCCTCGACCGTGGGCACCACGTGATGCTGGCCCGCGAACTCGCCTACACCGCGATCACCCGAGCCCGCGAGGGCCTGCTCCTGGTCGGGGACCCCTCCCTCCTGCCGCGAGCGGCGCGCCGGCGAGGCGCCGGCCTGGCCGAGCGCATGACCCTGCTCGCCGAGCGGCTGCGAACGCCCACGGCGGAGGCGCCGCCCGCCGACACCGCCGAGGAACCCTAG
- a CDS encoding IS630 family transposase encodes MPVATAPALSMSDEQRGELEVIARSSSLPHRKVVQARALLLAGDGVANEEIARRCETTSDTVRRWRARFGESGVAGVGVIAAGRGRKPQVPAATVEAIVADTLHARPPDGSTHWTTRSMAARHGVSKDLVARIWKARNLKPWQVATFKLSNDPDFEAKLVDIVGLYLDPPEHAVVLCVDEKTQTQALDRTQPSLPIKPGRAGTMTHDYKRHGTTDLFAALNAATGQVLTECRRSHTHTDFLAFLRRIDREVPADLDVHLVLDNLSVHKHAEVNKWLANHPRFHAHFTPTSASWLNLVERWFRELTDKRLRRGVFTSVRELTDAIATWVNHWNHDPKPFVWHKTAEEIIAKVRRGRAALDHHTKSSTDH; translated from the coding sequence ATGCCTGTCGCTACCGCGCCCGCGTTGTCCATGTCCGACGAGCAGCGTGGCGAGCTTGAGGTGATAGCTCGCTCGTCGTCGTTGCCGCACCGCAAGGTGGTGCAGGCCAGGGCGCTGCTGCTGGCTGGCGATGGGGTGGCCAACGAGGAGATCGCGCGGCGGTGTGAGACGACCTCGGACACGGTGCGCCGGTGGCGGGCTCGGTTCGGCGAGTCCGGGGTCGCCGGGGTGGGGGTGATCGCGGCGGGCCGGGGCCGCAAGCCCCAGGTGCCGGCCGCCACGGTCGAGGCGATCGTGGCTGACACGTTGCATGCGCGGCCGCCGGACGGGTCGACGCACTGGACGACCCGGTCGATGGCGGCCCGTCATGGGGTCAGCAAGGACCTGGTCGCGCGTATCTGGAAAGCGCGCAACCTCAAGCCCTGGCAAGTGGCGACGTTCAAGCTGTCCAACGATCCCGACTTCGAGGCCAAGCTGGTCGACATCGTCGGGCTCTACTTGGATCCCCCCGAGCACGCGGTGGTGCTGTGCGTGGACGAGAAGACCCAGACCCAGGCGCTGGACCGCACCCAGCCGTCGCTGCCGATCAAGCCCGGCCGGGCAGGAACGATGACCCACGACTACAAGCGGCACGGCACCACCGACCTGTTCGCCGCGTTGAATGCCGCCACCGGCCAGGTGCTGACCGAGTGCCGGCGCAGCCACACCCACACTGACTTCCTGGCGTTCCTGCGACGCATCGACCGCGAGGTGCCCGCTGACCTCGACGTGCACCTGGTCCTGGACAACCTCTCGGTGCACAAGCACGCCGAAGTCAACAAGTGGCTGGCCAACCACCCCCGCTTCCACGCTCATTTCACCCCCACCTCGGCGTCGTGGCTCAACCTCGTCGAGCGCTGGTTCCGCGAACTGACCGACAAGCGCCTCCGCCGAGGGGTGTTCACCAGCGTCCGCGAACTCACCGACGCGATCGCGACCTGGGTCAACCACTGGAACCACGACCCCAAGCCCTTCGTGTGGCACAAGACCGCCGAAGAGATCATCGCCAAAGTCCGCCGAGGACGAGCCGCCCTCGACCACCACACCAAATCATCGACAGACCACTAG
- a CDS encoding ABC transporter substrate-binding protein — translation MVPSARPPLFLLSALLLALAACEAGDDDTATEADDESTAEQAPDDPDESDDADEPDEPDEPDDAGEAEEPGEAGEGADEAEDDAAAGNPAECVDEAPDGGVFVDEADFRHADHVEATYEDTHKLLEIATPLADQPERFALVQCGLETPELDDDVHVIEVPVESAVTLTTTNLPHFDALDAVDRLAGVGEPDFVATPSVRDRIEDGELEGYGTAEGGPDLERVIDLGPDLLILDAFGEDALEQVQRLTEAGVPALLNGDFDETTLLGRAEWVKVTGMLLNREAEAEAVFDEVAAGYEEVRDHAADLDDRPLVLADEPFEGTWFAAGGESFLANGISDAGGEYAFADDDSTGSLEFDIETVLDEGGDAHVWIQAGSVDGTLDDLLAVDERFAEIRAFQEGEVWAADAQATPTGGNARFEGAYLYADEFLADLAAIFHPDEFDHEPVFFGRVEE, via the coding sequence ATGGTTCCCTCCGCTCGCCCGCCCCTGTTCCTGCTGTCTGCGCTGCTGCTCGCCCTCGCGGCCTGCGAGGCGGGTGACGACGACACCGCCACCGAAGCTGACGACGAGTCGACAGCCGAGCAGGCGCCCGACGACCCGGACGAGTCGGACGACGCGGACGAGCCGGACGAGCCGGACGAGCCGGACGACGCGGGTGAGGCCGAGGAGCCGGGTGAGGCCGGCGAGGGGGCTGACGAGGCCGAGGACGACGCGGCTGCCGGCAATCCGGCCGAGTGCGTCGACGAGGCGCCCGACGGTGGGGTCTTCGTCGACGAGGCGGACTTCCGGCACGCGGACCACGTCGAGGCGACCTACGAGGACACCCACAAGCTGCTCGAGATCGCCACCCCGCTGGCGGACCAGCCGGAACGGTTCGCGCTCGTGCAGTGCGGCCTCGAGACCCCCGAGCTCGACGACGACGTGCACGTGATCGAGGTCCCGGTCGAGTCCGCCGTCACCCTCACCACGACGAACCTCCCGCACTTCGACGCGCTCGACGCCGTCGACCGGCTCGCCGGGGTCGGCGAGCCCGACTTCGTGGCCACGCCGAGCGTGCGCGACCGGATCGAGGACGGCGAGCTGGAAGGTTACGGCACCGCGGAGGGCGGCCCCGACCTGGAGCGCGTCATTGACCTGGGTCCCGACCTGCTGATCCTCGACGCCTTCGGCGAGGACGCACTCGAACAGGTCCAGCGCCTGACCGAGGCCGGCGTGCCCGCGCTGCTGAACGGCGACTTCGACGAGACGACCCTGCTCGGGCGCGCCGAGTGGGTGAAGGTCACCGGGATGCTGCTCAATCGGGAGGCCGAGGCGGAAGCCGTGTTCGACGAGGTGGCGGCCGGCTACGAGGAGGTGCGCGACCACGCGGCGGACCTCGACGATCGGCCCCTCGTGCTCGCCGACGAGCCCTTCGAGGGGACGTGGTTCGCGGCCGGCGGCGAATCGTTCCTCGCGAACGGCATCAGCGATGCCGGGGGTGAGTACGCCTTCGCCGACGACGACTCCACCGGCTCCCTCGAGTTCGACATCGAGACCGTGCTCGACGAGGGCGGAGACGCCCACGTGTGGATCCAGGCCGGATCGGTCGACGGCACCCTCGACGACCTCCTCGCGGTGGACGAGCGCTTCGCGGAGATCCGCGCCTTCCAGGAGGGAGAGGTCTGGGCCGCCGACGCCCAGGCGACCCCCACCGGCGGCAACGCCCGCTTCGAGGGCGCCTACCTCTACGCCGACGAGTTCCTCGCCGACCTCGCGGCGATCTTCCACCCCGACGAGTTCGACCACGAGCCGGTCTTCTTCGGGCGGGTCGAGGAGTAG
- a CDS encoding BON domain-containing protein, with protein MAKLRSQAKDLRNEARKIAKEADLDERASELTDAAQDLAERVRDSDTLARASGKGAELAGVAAEKGGELASRAKDRFEESGLDERAQELAEQIRKSDQYKHARETAGEASDKALSKVGDWLSHSPAADKLGVEPKKKRRSRVLVAVLGALVGFIGGLAVGARKSETVEEVGRLAGRVGQDTPDIGAPAAQKDIEDEVRTRLGEDPRTAELPKLNVNVAEGTVFVRGSVPDGTDHEVVRAVISTVPGVEDIDLQLTSVGASN; from the coding sequence GTGGCCAAGCTCCGCTCCCAAGCCAAGGACCTTCGCAACGAGGCCCGCAAGATCGCCAAGGAGGCGGATCTCGACGAACGCGCCTCGGAGTTGACGGATGCTGCGCAGGACCTCGCCGAGCGGGTCCGCGACTCCGACACGCTGGCGAGGGCGTCGGGGAAGGGCGCCGAGTTGGCAGGCGTGGCCGCCGAGAAGGGGGGCGAGTTGGCCAGCCGGGCGAAGGACCGCTTCGAGGAGTCCGGTCTCGACGAGCGCGCTCAGGAACTGGCGGAGCAGATCCGCAAGTCCGACCAGTACAAGCACGCCCGGGAGACCGCGGGCGAGGCCAGCGACAAGGCCCTGAGCAAGGTCGGGGACTGGCTCAGCCACAGCCCGGCCGCCGACAAGCTCGGCGTCGAGCCGAAGAAGAAGCGTCGCTCCCGGGTCCTCGTCGCCGTGCTCGGGGCCCTGGTGGGCTTCATCGGCGGACTCGCCGTCGGTGCGCGCAAGAGCGAGACGGTCGAGGAGGTCGGGCGACTCGCCGGTCGCGTGGGTCAGGACACCCCCGACATCGGCGCCCCGGCGGCGCAGAAGGACATCGAGGACGAGGTTCGCACCCGCCTCGGTGAGGACCCTCGAACGGCCGAGCTGCCGAAGTTGAACGTCAACGTCGCCGAGGGAACGGTCTTCGTCCGCGGGAGCGTGCCCGACGGCACCGACCACGAGGTGGTCCGCGCGGTCATCTCCACCGTGCCGGGCGTCGAGGACATCGACCTGCAGCTCACCTCGGTGGGGGCGTCGAACTAG
- a CDS encoding L-threonylcarbamoyladenylate synthase — protein MTTLPEATVVRVDHVRPDPAALAEPAARLRDGGLVAFPTETVYGLGANALDPAAVAGIFRAKGRPADNPLIVHLADPTDLPTIVREVPPLAADLVARWWPGPLTLVLDAHPSVPAITTGQLPTVGVRVPAHPVARALIASAGVPVAAPSANRSGRPSPTSAPHVVRDLGPTIDAIVDGGPCAVGLESTVVDARGSEPRVLREGAVTREDLDAAAPDPTTEESAASPGTRYRHYAPACEVAVVDDVPTAAAVRMAGGQRVGAVAREGERLPPGTVRAGEYADLATLAHRLYGALRAAEEAAVDVVLLPRVPEEGLGRAVADRIARAAEG, from the coding sequence ATGACCACCCTCCCCGAAGCCACGGTCGTACGGGTCGACCACGTGCGACCCGACCCCGCCGCGCTCGCCGAGCCCGCCGCGCGGCTGCGCGACGGCGGCCTGGTGGCGTTCCCGACCGAGACGGTCTACGGGCTCGGCGCCAACGCGCTGGACCCCGCGGCCGTCGCGGGGATCTTCCGGGCCAAGGGGCGGCCCGCCGACAACCCCCTGATCGTCCATCTCGCCGACCCCACGGACCTTCCGACGATCGTGCGCGAAGTCCCGCCATTGGCCGCGGACCTCGTCGCACGTTGGTGGCCCGGGCCGTTGACGCTGGTCCTGGACGCGCACCCCTCCGTCCCGGCGATCACCACCGGACAGCTGCCCACCGTCGGTGTCCGGGTGCCGGCGCATCCCGTCGCGCGGGCGCTGATCGCGAGCGCGGGCGTCCCGGTGGCGGCGCCGAGCGCCAACCGCTCGGGACGGCCGAGCCCCACCAGCGCGCCGCACGTCGTGCGCGATCTGGGCCCGACGATCGACGCCATCGTCGACGGCGGCCCCTGCGCGGTGGGTCTCGAGTCCACGGTGGTGGACGCGCGGGGGTCGGAGCCCCGTGTCCTGCGCGAGGGCGCGGTCACGCGTGAGGATCTCGATGCGGCGGCCCCCGACCCGACCACCGAGGAGTCGGCGGCCTCCCCCGGCACGCGGTACCGCCACTACGCGCCCGCGTGCGAGGTGGCGGTCGTCGACGACGTGCCGACCGCGGCTGCCGTGCGCATGGCGGGCGGCCAACGTGTCGGCGCGGTCGCGCGCGAGGGTGAGCGGCTCCCGCCCGGAACGGTCAGGGCGGGCGAGTACGCCGACCTCGCCACGCTGGCGCACCGCCTCTACGGCGCGCTGCGGGCCGCGGAGGAGGCAGCGGTCGACGTCGTGCTCCTGCCGCGGGTCCCCGAGGAGGGTCTGGGTCGCGCCGTCGCTGATCGGATCGCCCGCGCCGCCGAAGGCTGA
- a CDS encoding FecCD family ABC transporter permease, with amino-acid sequence MAPRTGGRDGTPTAPEKPPASANPPASANPPASGPVDAPAPGERRTGPVPEAAGPPGRPRVTLGLVTLVGIVVGLAAATLALGSVAIPLPDVVAILGGADLGSATTIVEQVRGPRLLTALLAGAALGVGGLIMQTLFRNPLADPFILGISAGASLGVALVVLLVGTSGTALVAGLSVSANLGVVGAAAVGAAAVTLLVLAASRRVASPATVLIIGLMVGYATTAIVSVLVHGGFGRFERVQAYIAWGFGSFAGTTWSELAVLAPAVVVGLGLAAFAVKPLNALLLGDAYAATMGVRVVRARRQLVIAASVLAGAVTAYCGPIAFIGIAAPHLARGLLRTSDHRVLAPATVLVGAAIALAAGLVAQLPGREATLPLNAVTSLVGAPVVVAVLLRLRRSSRAVAA; translated from the coding sequence GTGGCTCCCCGGACCGGAGGGCGCGACGGGACTCCGACCGCCCCGGAGAAGCCACCCGCGAGCGCGAACCCACCCGCGAGCGCGAACCCGCCCGCGAGCGGCCCCGTGGACGCGCCGGCCCCCGGGGAACGTCGAACCGGGCCGGTGCCCGAGGCCGCGGGACCGCCGGGCCGGCCCCGCGTCACCCTCGGCCTCGTCACGCTGGTGGGCATCGTCGTCGGGCTGGCGGCCGCCACCCTGGCCCTCGGCTCGGTCGCGATCCCGCTGCCCGACGTAGTGGCCATCCTGGGCGGCGCCGACCTCGGCTCGGCGACCACGATCGTCGAGCAGGTCCGCGGCCCGCGACTGCTCACGGCCCTCCTGGCGGGTGCCGCGCTGGGGGTCGGTGGGCTCATCATGCAGACCCTGTTCCGCAATCCGCTCGCCGACCCGTTCATCCTCGGCATCAGCGCGGGAGCGAGCCTCGGGGTCGCGCTCGTCGTCCTGCTGGTCGGCACGAGCGGCACGGCGCTCGTCGCCGGCCTGTCGGTCTCCGCGAACCTGGGCGTGGTCGGGGCGGCGGCCGTCGGCGCCGCGGCGGTCACCCTGCTCGTGCTGGCCGCATCCCGGCGGGTCGCGAGCCCGGCGACCGTGCTGATCATCGGCCTCATGGTCGGGTACGCGACCACCGCGATCGTGAGCGTGCTCGTCCACGGGGGGTTCGGCCGGTTCGAGCGCGTCCAGGCCTACATCGCGTGGGGCTTCGGCTCGTTCGCCGGGACCACGTGGAGCGAGCTCGCGGTCCTCGCCCCGGCGGTCGTGGTCGGTCTGGGTCTGGCGGCGTTCGCGGTGAAGCCGCTCAACGCGCTGCTCCTCGGCGACGCGTACGCCGCGACCATGGGCGTGCGCGTGGTCCGCGCACGACGCCAGCTCGTGATCGCCGCGAGCGTCCTGGCGGGCGCGGTCACGGCGTACTGCGGCCCGATCGCCTTCATCGGCATCGCCGCCCCGCATCTCGCGCGCGGGCTCCTGCGCACCAGCGATCACCGCGTGCTCGCGCCCGCGACCGTGCTGGTGGGAGCGGCGATCGCGCTCGCGGCCGGACTGGTCGCGCAGCTGCCGGGCCGTGAGGCCACGCTGCCGCTGAACGCGGTCACGAGCCTCGTCGGGGCCCCGGTCGTGGTGGCGGTGCTGCTGCGGCTGCGGCGCTCGAGCCGGGCGGTGGCGGCGTGA